In one window of Thalassophryne amazonica chromosome 9, fThaAma1.1, whole genome shotgun sequence DNA:
- the LOC117517752 gene encoding chromobox protein homolog 3-like: protein MGKKPNSKGKKDDQEEPEEFVVEKVLDQRIVKGKVEFFLKWKGFTDSDNTWESEENLDCPELISAFLEAQKNITEKPAPVKRKASSDDAGPEAKKKEESAKPRSFARNLDPERIIRAADSSGELMFLMKWKGSDEADLVPSREANTRCPQVVISFYKERLTWHSCAEDEAQ, encoded by the exons ATGGGCAAGAAGCCAAATTCAAAGGGAAAGAAGGATGACCAGGAAGAACCTGAAGAATTTGTTGTGGAGAAAGTGCTTGATCAGCGTATTGTAAAAGGGAAAGTAGAATTCTTCCTAAAATGGAAAGGATTTACAGATTCTGAtaacacctgggagtcagaggaGAATTTGGATTGCCCAGAGCTGATTTCAGCGTTTCTGGAAGCTCAGAAGAACATAACGGAGAAGCCTGCTCCCGTCAAGAGGAAGGCCTCGTCAGATGACGCAGGCCCCGAAGCCAAGAAGAAAGAGGAAAGTGCGAAGCCCCGCAGTTTTGCTCGGAACCTTGATCCTGAGAGAATCATCAGGGCAGCAGACAGCAGCGGCGAGTTGATGTTCTTGATGAAATGGAAAGGCTCGGATGAAGCAGATTTAGTTCCATCCCGTGAGGCGAACACCCGCTGCCCTCAGGTGGTGATTTCCTTCTACAAGGAGAGATTGACGTGGCATTCGTGTGCAGAGGATGAAGCtca GTAG